Proteins found in one Mustela lutreola isolate mMusLut2 chromosome 10, mMusLut2.pri, whole genome shotgun sequence genomic segment:
- the EBNA1BP2 gene encoding probable rRNA-processing protein EBP2 produces MDTPPLSGSDSDSDDSLVTDRELQDAFSRGLLKPGLNVVLEGPKKAVNDVSGLKQCLAEFKRDLEWVERLDVTLGPVPEVSGPQSTPQNKDQKAVDPEDDFQREMSFYRQAQAAVLAVLPRLHQLKVPTKRPTDYFAEMAKSDQQMQKIRQKLQAKQAAMEKSEKAKQLRALRKYGKKVQTEVLQKRQREKTHMMNAIKKYQKGFSDKLDFLEGDQKPVARRTKEGAKGQQMKKGPNAKRRYKNQKFGFGGKKKGSKWNTRESYDDVSSFRAKTAHGKGLKRPGKKGSNKRPGKRTREKMKSRAR; encoded by the exons ATGGACACTCCCCCGCTGTCAGGTTCGGACTCGGATTCTGATGATTCTCTGGTCACAGACCGAGAG TTGCAGGATGCGTTTTCGCGGGGACTCCTGAAGCCAGGCCTCAATGTCGTGCTGGAGGGGCCGAAGAAGGCTGTAAACGACGTG AGTGGCCTGAAGCAGTGTTTGGCTGAATTCAAGCGGGATCTGGAGTGGGTTGAAAGGCTTGATGTGACCCTGGGTCCCGTGCCGGAAGTCAGTGGACCTCAGTCAACACCTCAGAATAAGGATCAGAAAGCTGTTGATCCAGAAGATGACTTCCAGCGGGAGATGAGCTT CTACCGGCAGGCCCAGGCTGCAGTGTTGGCGGTATTACCCCGCCTCCATCAGCTCAAAGTCCCTACGAAGAGGCCCACTGACTATTTTGCAGAGATGGCCAAGTCTGATCAACAGATGCAGAAG attcgACAGAAGCTGCAGGCTAAACAGGCGGCCATGGAGAAGTCTGAAAAGGCGAAGCAGCTGCGGGCGCTTAGGAAATACGGGAAGAAG GTGCAAACAGAGGTTCTTCAGAAGAGGCAGCGAGAGAAAACACATATGATGAATGCCATTAAGAAATATCAGAAAG GCTTTTCTGATAAACTGGATTTCCTTGAGGGAGATCAGAAGCCTGTTGCACGGAGAACGAAGGAAGGAGCAAAAGGCCAGCAGATGAAGAAGGG GCCCAACGCTAAGCGGCGGTATAAAAACCAGAAGTTTGGCTTTGGTGGAAAGAAGAAAGGCTCCAAGTGGAACACGCGTGAGAGCTATGATGATGTATCCAGCTTCCGGGCCAAGACGGCTCATGGCAAGGGCCTCAAGAGACCTGGGAAGAAAGGATCAAAT aagagGCCTGGAAAACGgacaagagagaaaatgaagagcaGAGCACGCTGA